GTCCCTTATCTCAGTAGCCATCTCTGCGACCTGCAAAGATGAAAAGGGAAAGCAGGAGGTGGAAACTGGTCAGGAGCCTTCTGGTTTATCAGTCATACTTGCAAAGGTTAAATGTGCAAAGCGTCAGAAGACAGTGGTTAGAGTGAGATTCTACACGCTGTCAATGAGGAATAAAGGTAAGTTCAATATTTCatgaaacaaaaaagtttttttaatttattataaaggaaTGTTTCTGTAGCTACTTTTTTATTAGTGTTCAATACGAGGACTTGAAATAATATTACTTCTGATAATAGAGTatgtaaaattttacttttttagcaATCTAAAAGCTCCCTCTTCTGACCATGTGGAGTAATTCTTTATAggctcttttttaaaatgttctttatttttttttattttgtatatattctacTTTAAAAACCTTCATAAGTCTTAATAGTAAGAATAAGCAaatctgaaattataaaaaagacaccTTGTGCTCAAACTTTGGACTGAAAACATAGCAATTACAAGTTTTACATTATTGTTTTCCTCCAAAGTTACAGTAAGTTGTATTTCTAAGACAATAAGAATCCCTTGTCTTGAGTAGTAATTATAAGCTGCTTTTTGTGGCAAATATTGTGTTATTGAATCACCAGTGGTGGGGCAGACTCTTTGGTTTTTACAaaatgacataattgtatataatataaGTCAAATacagaaaatcttgaaaatatacaaatagattTAATTCACGGCACATTAATTCAGCTATTagcatctttaaaaatacatcttttgtggctgcataatattctatgaTAAACATATATTACAACTTTCATAAATAATCACATATACTTATATCCAGTTATAATGATGGAAATATCATTACACTAACATAACTTTATAAAGTCCCTTGCAGAAGCATTATGCAAACTTACAATTCTGTAGACTGTACAGGAGTTCTCACCATGTCCTCCAGAATtcttagcattttaaatatttaccaaatttattaattttaaaaatgctatttaaagttttattagagtcatataaaaatgttattcatCTAGTTATTTTGGCCATTCTTCTTATTATTGTACTTCTTTGTGAATTAATTTTGtgttcattaaacatttttctaagaGGGCATTCAAGATTTATTTGGGAATTTCAGTAGTCCTTCAtatgttcattaaatattttattattgtgttcTTTAACTCTAACTTATTATGTTTTGTAATACAAAGGAGATTTTCATATGTCATATAGTCAAATCCACCTTCCTGAATGGATATATTTATTCCTATattatattcattaatttttggTATGATTGTTTATAGTTAGTGTTGTAATTCATCTAGAATTAATTTTGTTGAAtactgtaaatatataaatagcatTATATTTTCCTAACAGTTAACGCTCAAcaacatttaataaatgaattcatatttATTCAATTGATTTTAATACCAACTGGATTATACACTATAAACTTCTGTGCATGTACCtatttctggttttattattttcatttattgatttctcCATCTAGTCAGCTATATTAAGCATTTTGACAGTATAGTTAAGTCACTTTttattatccctgtttttcaaaatatttttgctgtTTCGAACAttgataattttacattttagaacCATTTtgccaagtttttaaaaatttctatgatttctaagttttttgttggaattgcattaaatttggGAAAAATTGATATTCACACAATCCTGAGTCTTTACATCTAAGAGTAAGGACtaaatcttcatttcttcatATCACTTCAAGTTTTATGCTATAATGCATAAAGATTCTTACGTATATAGGCACTTGCTTCTTAAGTCTATTTGAGTCATCTTATATTACTATCTGTAAACTCTCTCCTTAGTAAACTCTTTTAACTAGTATATAGgaaagttttattcattttttaatttttttttatcaggaCCATTATAGAACTCTGTGAGAATTCTTCAggcatttttcccattttattgttGAAATTCCAAATATTCATAGGGAAAACTGAATTTTTGTTCCCTTTAATAATATTCCcatgtttcataattttttccAGATACTCATTGATCTCTTTTTATATGAAGGCTTGTGTATTTCTTCAGCTCGTAAAAGTCCTTATTTCATATCTTCAAATAATTCCACTTTTTTAGTCTTTTATTCAGAAACGTTGATTTTGTATATATTGAAACTCCAAATCTGTTCTATCTGCTATTTCTCTCtgatctgtttcttttctccacccactttgtttgtgttctgttagGATCCTCAAGTGAGTTTTCTAGCCAGTAAGTAAAAATTCTGCAGTGTTGGTTCTGTTCTTTAATGACGAAATGCAGTTGTAAATtctaaaattgcatttttaattttcttaaattatttcactTCATTCAGATTCCTTTTGGCATGTTTTTAGTTTTCAGATAGCTCCTGTTTTACCTCAGTCTCATAGGATTCCGTGTCATTTTTCACgtcttctattaaaaaaaaaaactcctcttGTCTTATATTTTAGTGAGATCATAAAGCAGGTATTGCGCAAATATAATTTATCTTctgtaataaatctcttcaaaaCTAGTTCCTTCCCTGGATGTGGAATACTATGTCCCTCTCCTTATTTTGAGCTGCAAAAATCTTTTCACAGGCCTCCTGTTGGCTGTTTTCTATTTACACATCCTTGAGAAAGGAGAGGTCCCTCCTAGCCTCGTGCTTGCCTGTAAATAGAGTAGGAGGATTATCCTTGTGTCTCCTCACTATCCATCTGCTTGCTGTTAGAAATCGTCTCTCAAATTTTAAGCTCAAAAGGGGTATTTTTTTGTCATCCttgctgttttaatttaaaattgctTTGCCCTTTTAGTAAAGCCAGCAGCCTAAAAGAAATAGGGAAGATTCGTAACCATGATCAGTCAAGGCCAATTCTGCTCAATCTCTTCTCTGCGTGGCTCAGAGGTCAGTTTTCTGTATCCAGATTTGTTTGTCCTGGTCTCTATGACAGGTACACAGATTGAGGCTTCTTGGGAGTCTGCTTGtccagaaagaaattttttttttttttttttttttttttttttttttttttttgagacgaagtcttgctccgtcccccaggctggagtacggtgcagctcactgcaagctccacctcctgggttcaagcgattcttctgcctcagcctcccaagtagctgggattacagacacctgccaacacacctggtttatttttgtatttttagtagagatgggattttgacatgttgcccagggtggtcttgaacccctgatttcaagtgatctgccccccttagcctcccaaagtgctgggattacaggtgtgagtttgGCCCAGGAAGAAATTTTGCTTTACCAAGGGAAGGCTCGCTGCTTTAGGGGGATGCCTGGCTCACCACCAGCTCTCTGCCTGGTTCAGTCATGCTGGAAGCTCCGGACATCCTGGAGGATCTGCCTTGGGCTCATCCTTACTCCCCAGCAGCAGAAGTGATTCTGAGGGTGCTGTGCTCTCTGCCCACTGTCAACCCTCACCCCTCCCTTCACCACTCCGAATAAGGGAATATCCATGGGGTGCTGCCAGGACTTGCTTTCCTTAATTTCCATGTTTGTATCATCTCAGAAGGGAACCTTGTGAAACAGTCTTCATCAGTGCTTTTGTTCAATTATCCTCCAATTGCTCTCTTCCAGCAGAAGTTATTTGCACTTTCTCTCAGATGATAGACTCTTCCCTAGTTTTCAGTAATAACATTTCTTTTAGTTTGCTATCATTTTGGCCATTTCGCAGGAGATCTAGGAGGAGATCAATGAAATGCCTGGACTCCATCAAGTTTCATCTTACCAAAATGCCATTCATTCAATTCTTCTCCCACAGACACCAGGTATAGCTGGGGATTTGTATTCCCCTGGTCCAGAATCCCTTCAGCGGAAAACTATTTCCCGTCTTTTCGCAATTGAGAGCACTTTTCTATTTCTCATATTCTGTGTGCACCTCTTTCCAATTAAACTGTAACTTCTCTGAGTAAAGGTGGGGTGACCAATGCCTCCTGGTTTTGCTAGAACCTCTCTTGTTTTGAAACCAAAAATCTCCTGTACCAGAAATCTTGTAAACAGGGATGGGTGACTATGCTGCTCAAGTCAACATATGCTCTATCTTTAAGCCCCCCCCCAGCTCTAATCATTTAAAACTGTCTTGCCTATAGCAGAAGTTAATGACACATATATTAAATGAGTCACTTTTCCCCATGGCTACAACCCCCTATGACTACAAGCACATATTAATAGGGTAggattggctgggcacggtggctcatgcctgttatcccagcactttgggaggccgaggtgggtggatcatttgaggtcagaagtttgagaccaacctggccaacgtggtgaaaccccatctctactaaaaatacaaaaattagccaggcttggtggtacacgcctgtaatcccagctactcgggaggctgaggcaggagaatggcgtgaacccggaaggcggagcttgcagtgagccgagatcgcaccactgcacttcagcccggcgacagagcgagactccgtcccaaaaaaataaataaatcaaataaataaaaaaatagggtAGGATTAGCCTGCAACTGCTAACCAGAGCACCTAAATGAACTAACTGGCAGTCAGGTATATTCATGTGGGGAAGTCGTGAACTTCTTGTAATAAATAAAGTAGCCTGGTTGATTATCTCTAGAcacttacacattttttttaaagtcctctTCGCTGGAGTGGATTCAGACATACTTACTAATAGCAAAGTATGGGTGAAATGATTCCTTTAaggctaatatttttatagacTCGCTATGATGCCATTCAGTagatatgcaaaatatattttccaaaagcattGGTGCCTCAGGCTGTCCTCCGCGGccatttaaaacattatattgaATTGCTTACTGGATGTGTGATAATACACTAAATGTGCTTTGAGACATGTTCTCTGTCCTAAAGAAGATTTTGTTCAGAAGGAGTGGTTAAGAGCTGTGACTGTTTACTGCTTCCCCACAGCCAACTCAAAATCAGCCCAAGTACATCCTTAATGAAATGTATTCTGAGCAGCTtctcatttcttaaatattttaaatgactttcCCTCTTTAAATAGGCAGAACAAGTCTTGCTCTCGGCATAATCACTGCACGCAAGCCACAGTGAGTTCACTTGAGAGGAGAAAATTCACTGGGCCCTTGGTGAAGATCCACCCCAGTATTATTCACGCCTCACCTCTGTTGGAGGGGTCAAAGACCAGGGGAAAGGAAAACATCCCATCATCCTTAATTTGAAGAATCAGATTAGTCAGCaaatgttgtttgtttgtttgtttgttcgtttgtttgagatagagtctcgccctgtcactcaGACTAAAGTGCAAtagtgctatctcagctcactgcaacctccacctcctgggttcaagtgattctcctgcgtcaccctcctgagtagctgggactacaggcacccgccaccacgcccagctaattttttgtatttttagtagagtaggggttttaccatgttggccaggatggtctcgatcttctgacctcatgatccgcccgcctcagcctcccaaagtgctgggattacaggcacgagccgcCATGCCTGCCTGGCCTAGTCAGCAAATGTTTTACAAACCATAACAATATGCAGGAGACAAACTCATGAAAGCAGCCACGCAGTTGCTGTTGAAAAGAACGTGAAACTAGAAAAGGCACCCAGTAAGCACCAAAGAGAAATGAGGAGAAACAAAACTTGTGAGAAAAGCCAAAGGAGGTGACATGGGTGAAATTATCCTAAGGGAAATGTTGgtttttcaaacatatttaagtTTCCTAAGGGCAGAAATTGTGCCTTATGAACGAatccatttttattcttatacCTCAGTGCACCCAATGCATAGGAGTGGTTTTGTGTGGAAATAAGAGATCAAGTTAAATAAATACCACTATCAGGGCAGAGAGTCTctacttaaataattttaaaagccctTTCAATATAGCACAGATTATACAAGCTTTTTCTCTGGAAAACTATGTAGGTGTGTGTTTACATCCTTAACAGGACTTGGAAATTAATCACGTATTGATTATGGAGTGACTAATTAATCATTGAACCAAACTTCCCACAACTATATCATCTGCCTTCAGATATATCTAAATATAGCAACACTGGGGCCGAGTATGGTGAAATGAAGCAGATTTTATGTTAGCACATGAGCTTTGCAGACCAATGGTCTGATTTGAACCCCAGGTCTGTCACTTTCCAGCTGA
This is a stretch of genomic DNA from Macaca nemestrina isolate mMacNem1 chromosome 19, mMacNem.hap1, whole genome shotgun sequence. It encodes these proteins:
- the LOC105476980 gene encoding putative uncharacterized protein encoded by LINC00305, with the protein product MIDLHIRCIIHVAISATCKDEKGKQEVETGQEPSGLSVILAKVKCAKRQKTVVRVRFYTLSMRNKACRKKLSKGYNQRPEGSKEESHMVVKEKRKGEH